One Tunturibacter gelidoferens genomic region harbors:
- a CDS encoding PDZ domain-containing protein — MKYRRSLGVVAGVVALMAGTTVLHGGQSSLAAQGLPFWSGRTVLGGAMGAGSHKYATQGYLGVETRDVSDDQVGSLRMKEARGAEIVSLDHDGPACKAGMRMHDVILQMNGQGVDGQEQLKRLLRDQPVGRTVSFVISRDGQTMTMTMQMADRLTVGQQAWEQHYTVPAPGSGPSGSVRGGNSFMGGGSTSSGTTAIPKGHREMLAMNMILSSSYTGAQLEVMGPQLAGFFGAEGGAGLLVRSVDSNSPAEQAGLKAGDVVVRVNSIAVSSGTDWTKTIHDNRGRPLPVVVIRDKQEQTLTLTPDTKKRSCVIPGFGLEEFFGETGQYTRELLAKL; from the coding sequence ATGAAATACCGCAGGTCTTTGGGGGTTGTGGCTGGGGTTGTGGCGCTGATGGCTGGGACGACCGTTCTGCATGGTGGGCAGAGTTCGCTTGCGGCGCAGGGTCTGCCTTTCTGGTCTGGGCGCACCGTTCTCGGGGGAGCGATGGGCGCTGGCTCACACAAGTACGCGACGCAAGGGTACCTCGGGGTGGAGACGCGCGATGTTAGCGACGATCAGGTTGGTTCGCTGCGGATGAAAGAGGCGCGTGGGGCGGAGATTGTGAGTCTGGATCACGATGGACCGGCGTGCAAAGCAGGGATGCGAATGCACGATGTGATTTTGCAGATGAACGGCCAGGGGGTTGACGGCCAGGAGCAGTTGAAGCGGTTGCTGCGCGATCAACCAGTGGGACGAACGGTGAGCTTCGTGATCAGTCGCGATGGACAGACGATGACGATGACGATGCAGATGGCGGACCGGCTGACGGTGGGACAGCAGGCGTGGGAGCAGCACTATACGGTTCCAGCTCCGGGGAGCGGGCCTTCGGGGTCAGTACGCGGTGGGAATAGTTTTATGGGCGGCGGCTCGACCTCGTCCGGGACCACGGCGATTCCCAAGGGGCATCGAGAGATGCTGGCGATGAATATGATTTTGAGTTCGTCCTACACTGGCGCTCAGCTTGAGGTGATGGGGCCGCAGCTGGCGGGATTTTTTGGCGCAGAGGGCGGAGCGGGGCTGCTGGTGCGGAGCGTCGACAGCAACAGCCCGGCGGAACAGGCTGGGTTGAAGGCAGGAGATGTGGTGGTGCGGGTAAACTCGATCGCTGTTTCGAGCGGAACCGACTGGACGAAGACGATCCATGACAACAGAGGGCGGCCGTTGCCGGTGGTGGTGATTCGCGACAAGCAGGAGCAGACGTTGACCCTGACGCCGGATACAAAGAAGCGCTCGTGTGTGATTCCGGGGTTTGGGCTG